Proteins found in one Halobaculum sp. MBLA0147 genomic segment:
- the dnaJ gene encoding molecular chaperone DnaJ, which yields MSEDFYDILGVSRDASEEEIEQAYRQKATEYHPDVSDEPDAEEKFKKIKKAKEVLTDEEKRQAYDRMGHDQFEQAEKRGGFEDGRGGGAGGPFGGAGGAGGPFGGAGGGGGMGGIGDIFEEFFGGGGGRGSRAGKDLRTRMEITLQEAYEGTTKEFTAARPERCGECGGRGYPRGTDVRTCPQCNGRGQVRQVQQTPLGRVQQTTTCPDCEGEGEIPEESCAVCDGSGITREEATLTVDVPAGIEDGQTLRMDGEGAPGERGAPDGDLLIDVEIADSDRYERDGADLHVTEPISFPQAVFGDTVRVDTLGGTVELDVPAGTQSGETFRLRGKGMPKLRGRRDGDLFVQVRVVTPENLNDEQKEALQAFAEAGGEEVDVSEGFFEKLNDFF from the coding sequence ATGAGCGAGGACTTCTACGATATCTTGGGGGTCTCCAGAGACGCCAGCGAGGAGGAGATCGAACAGGCGTACAGACAGAAGGCGACGGAGTACCACCCGGACGTGAGCGACGAGCCGGACGCCGAGGAGAAGTTCAAGAAGATCAAGAAGGCCAAGGAGGTGCTCACCGACGAGGAGAAGCGACAGGCGTACGACCGGATGGGCCACGACCAGTTCGAGCAGGCAGAGAAACGCGGCGGGTTCGAGGACGGCCGCGGGGGCGGTGCCGGCGGGCCGTTCGGCGGTGCAGGCGGCGCCGGGGGTCCGTTCGGCGGCGCCGGCGGTGGCGGCGGCATGGGCGGCATCGGCGACATCTTCGAGGAGTTCTTCGGCGGTGGTGGCGGCCGTGGGTCGCGCGCCGGGAAGGACCTCCGGACGCGGATGGAGATCACGCTCCAGGAGGCCTACGAGGGGACGACGAAGGAGTTCACCGCCGCGCGCCCCGAGCGGTGTGGTGAGTGTGGCGGGCGTGGCTACCCGCGTGGGACGGACGTGCGGACCTGTCCGCAGTGTAACGGCCGTGGACAGGTGCGACAGGTCCAACAGACCCCGCTCGGACGGGTCCAACAGACGACCACCTGTCCGGACTGCGAGGGCGAGGGGGAGATCCCCGAGGAGTCGTGTGCGGTGTGTGACGGCTCCGGGATCACCCGCGAGGAGGCGACGCTCACCGTCGACGTGCCGGCGGGGATCGAGGACGGCCAGACGCTCCGGATGGACGGGGAGGGCGCACCCGGCGAGCGCGGCGCGCCGGACGGGGACCTGCTGATCGACGTGGAGATCGCCGACTCCGACCGCTACGAGCGCGACGGCGCGGACCTCCACGTCACCGAGCCGATCTCGTTCCCGCAGGCCGTCTTCGGCGACACCGTCCGCGTGGATACACTCGGCGGCACCGTCGAACTCGACGTGCCCGCGGGCACCCAGAGCGGGGAGACGTTCCGCCTGCGCGGCAAGGGGATGCCGAAGCTCCGCGGCCGCCGCGACGGCGACCTGTTCGTCCAAGTGCGCGTCGTCACGCCGGAGAACCTCAACGACGAACAGAAGGAGGCGCTGCAGGCGTTCGCCGAGGCCGGCGGCGAGGAGGTCGACGTGAGCGAGGGGTTCTTCGAGAAACTCAACGACTTCTTCTGA
- the gyrB gene encoding DNA topoisomerase (ATP-hydrolyzing) subunit B — protein MSGESDYGAGQIQVLEGLQAVRKRPAMYIGSTDARGLHHLVYEVVDNAIDEALAGYCDEISVTIHDDGAVSVADDGRGIPVDTHEEYDRPALEVIMTVLHAGGKFDNKSYQVSGGLHGVGVSVVNALSRWLEVEVRRDGYLWTHRFDHGEPEEDGFERVRPLEEGESTGTEITFWPDTEIFETGEFSFDTLATRLRELAFLNSGVEITLADERDGTAETFHYSGGIREFVEYLNETRTPLHEDVIYFEDTETVEDGEIAIEVAMQATDELQGSVHAFANNINTREGGTHLTGFKTALTRIVNDYAEAHDLVSDLDDNLRGEDVREGLTAVVSVKHPDPQFEGQTKTKLGNSEVRGAVESAMHEHLGTFLEENPDTAQTVVRKAAEAARARKAAQKAEELTRRKSALESTALPGKLADCQSRDPEDSELFVVEGDSAGGSAKQGRNPEFQAILPLGGKILNVEKHRLDRVLENDEIRNMITAIGTGIGDEFDIDDARYEKVIMMTDADIDGAHIRTLLLTLLYRHMRPLIEAGYVYAAQPPLYRIRYRGETYDAMSEAERERIVAEECDGQPDQVQRFKGLGEMNPDQLWETTMNPENRVLKRVTVEDAAEADRMFNVLMGDAVEPRKQFIKDHAPEADWVDI, from the coding sequence ATGTCAGGCGAAAGCGACTACGGAGCCGGGCAGATTCAGGTTCTGGAGGGCCTCCAAGCCGTCCGGAAACGACCGGCGATGTACATCGGCTCCACGGACGCACGCGGTCTCCACCATCTCGTCTACGAGGTCGTCGACAACGCCATCGACGAGGCGTTGGCCGGGTACTGCGACGAGATCTCGGTGACCATCCACGACGACGGCGCGGTGTCCGTGGCCGACGACGGCCGCGGGATCCCCGTCGACACACACGAGGAGTACGACCGCCCCGCACTCGAGGTCATCATGACCGTCCTCCACGCAGGCGGGAAGTTCGACAACAAGTCCTACCAGGTCTCCGGTGGTCTCCACGGCGTCGGCGTCAGCGTCGTCAACGCCCTCTCGCGGTGGCTGGAAGTCGAGGTCCGGCGCGACGGCTACCTCTGGACGCACCGCTTCGACCACGGCGAACCGGAAGAGGACGGCTTCGAGCGCGTCCGGCCGCTGGAGGAGGGTGAGTCCACCGGGACGGAGATCACCTTCTGGCCGGACACGGAGATCTTCGAGACCGGCGAGTTCTCCTTCGACACGCTCGCCACGCGGCTGCGCGAACTCGCCTTCCTCAACTCCGGTGTCGAGATCACGCTCGCCGACGAACGCGACGGCACCGCCGAGACGTTCCACTACTCCGGTGGGATCAGGGAGTTCGTCGAGTACCTCAACGAGACGCGGACGCCGCTCCACGAGGACGTGATCTACTTCGAGGACACGGAGACCGTCGAGGACGGCGAGATCGCCATCGAGGTGGCGATGCAGGCGACGGACGAACTCCAGGGGTCGGTCCACGCCTTCGCGAACAACATCAACACCCGCGAGGGAGGCACCCACCTCACAGGGTTCAAGACGGCGCTCACACGGATCGTCAACGACTACGCGGAGGCCCACGACCTCGTGAGCGATCTCGACGACAACCTCCGCGGGGAAGACGTTCGGGAGGGGCTCACGGCGGTCGTCTCGGTCAAACACCCCGACCCGCAGTTCGAGGGACAGACGAAGACGAAACTCGGCAACAGCGAGGTGCGCGGTGCGGTGGAGTCTGCGATGCACGAACACCTCGGGACGTTCCTCGAAGAGAACCCCGACACCGCCCAGACGGTCGTCCGGAAGGCCGCGGAGGCCGCCAGAGCACGGAAGGCCGCCCAGAAGGCCGAGGAGTTGACGCGTCGGAAGTCCGCGCTGGAGTCGACGGCGCTGCCGGGGAAACTCGCGGACTGTCAGAGCCGCGACCCCGAGGACTCCGAGCTGTTCGTCGTGGAGGGTGACTCCGCGGGCGGGTCGGCCAAGCAGGGTCGGAACCCGGAGTTCCAGGCGATCCTCCCGTTGGGTGGGAAGATCTTGAACGTGGAGAAACACCGTCTCGACCGGGTGTTGGAGAACGACGAGATCCGGAACATGATCACCGCCATCGGCACGGGCATCGGCGACGAGTTCGACATCGACGACGCCCGCTACGAGAAGGTGATCATGATGACGGACGCCGACATCGACGGGGCCCACATCCGGACGCTGCTGCTCACACTCCTGTACCGACACATGCGCCCGTTGATCGAGGCGGGGTACGTGTACGCCGCGCAACCGCCGCTGTACCGGATCCGCTACCGCGGGGAGACGTACGACGCGATGTCGGAGGCGGAACGCGAGCGGATCGTCGCCGAGGAGTGCGACGGGCAACCGGACCAGGTTCAGCGGTTCAAGGGACTCGGAGAGATGAACCCCGACCAGTTGTGGGAGACGACGATGAACCCGGAGAACCGCGTGTTGAAGCGCGTCACCGTCGAGGACGCCGCGGAGGCAGACCGGATGTTCAACGTGCTGATGGGTGACGCGGTGGAGCCGCGCAAGCAGTTCATCAAGGACCACGCGCCCGAGGCCGACTGGGTGGACATCTGA
- a CDS encoding RDD family protein, whose amino-acid sequence MVDLRLFGAIHTDRRGKVRSEFARAAEGVDAVFLEYPVDGFSVREAGRALARAPLATLGMLLASIVQWPLYALLVRGPAPAEVVAARAFADEHDLPVHAVDDHPITALADADRPVAVANWLALVGLVAVAPRGGLLALAAIPGVWLLGTAVGRLDRRLWSVATPALTLGVGWLAVVTETLSEPLVVGSVFALLITVVVTLEDRNEVMVDRIARHSDAGEYETVILTTGRAHLPGLRTAARDRGVTVVREYVPKLLRRGRLREPPTDEAAASVADPATAEDVLGRRVAAGVVDAVLVVALAASTSAAAGLLVFVRAGDATLLANVTTLVAGVVAFGYYTVTEARWGQTPGKSLFGLVVVDTEGRPIQTYAAGFRTILRVVDATTLYALVFLGVWPGRQRLGDRAADTLVARVDSDAETDAATDESVGPAGADDAGESDGAVAVDD is encoded by the coding sequence ATGGTCGACCTCCGGCTGTTCGGGGCGATCCACACGGACCGCCGCGGAAAGGTCCGCTCGGAGTTCGCCCGTGCCGCCGAGGGGGTCGACGCGGTGTTCCTCGAGTACCCCGTCGACGGCTTCAGCGTCCGCGAGGCCGGGCGCGCCCTAGCGCGTGCGCCGCTGGCGACGCTGGGGATGTTGCTCGCCTCCATCGTCCAGTGGCCGCTGTACGCGCTGCTCGTCCGTGGGCCCGCGCCGGCAGAGGTCGTCGCCGCTCGCGCGTTCGCCGACGAGCACGACCTGCCGGTTCACGCCGTCGACGACCACCCGATCACCGCGCTGGCGGACGCCGACCGACCCGTCGCCGTCGCGAACTGGCTCGCACTGGTCGGACTGGTCGCCGTCGCACCGCGTGGCGGACTGCTGGCACTCGCAGCGATTCCGGGCGTCTGGCTGCTCGGGACGGCAGTCGGTCGGCTCGACCGCCGCCTCTGGAGTGTCGCGACGCCCGCGTTGACACTCGGCGTCGGGTGGCTCGCGGTCGTCACCGAGACGCTCTCGGAGCCGCTGGTCGTCGGGAGCGTGTTCGCGCTGTTGATCACAGTCGTCGTCACGCTCGAGGATCGCAACGAGGTGATGGTCGACCGCATCGCCCGCCACAGCGACGCCGGCGAGTACGAGACGGTCATCCTCACGACCGGGCGCGCCCACCTCCCTGGACTCAGGACGGCCGCACGCGACCGAGGCGTGACGGTCGTCCGCGAGTACGTCCCGAAGCTGTTGCGTCGCGGCCGACTCAGGGAGCCGCCGACCGACGAGGCCGCCGCCAGCGTCGCCGACCCGGCGACCGCCGAGGACGTGCTGGGGCGTCGAGTGGCTGCGGGCGTCGTCGACGCCGTCCTCGTCGTCGCACTGGCTGCCTCCACGAGTGCAGCTGCCGGACTCCTCGTGTTCGTCCGAGCGGGTGACGCGACACTGCTGGCGAACGTGACGACGCTGGTCGCCGGGGTCGTCGCCTTCGGCTACTACACGGTCACGGAGGCGCGGTGGGGCCAGACCCCGGGCAAGTCGCTGTTCGGACTCGTCGTCGTCGACACGGAGGGACGACCGATCCAGACGTACGCCGCCGGCTTCCGGACCATCCTCCGCGTCGTCGACGCGACGACGCTGTACGCGCTCGTCTTCCTCGGCGTCTGGCCGGGCCGACAGCGTCTCGGCGACCGGGCGGCCGACACGCTCGTCGCGCGCGTCGACTCGGACGCCGAGACGGACGCGGCCACCGACGAGTCGGTCGGACCCGCGGGAGCGGACGACGCCGGAGAGTCGGACGGTGCCGTCGCGGTCGACGACTGA
- a CDS encoding zinc ribbon domain-containing protein: protein MSQPSTDDGCEKCGHTEAEVGQISTTGGGLSKMFDVQTNSFQVVSCTNCGYSELYRDTGSGASDLVDVFLG, encoded by the coding sequence ATGTCACAGCCCTCCACGGACGACGGTTGCGAGAAGTGTGGACACACGGAGGCCGAGGTCGGGCAGATCTCGACGACCGGCGGCGGTCTCTCGAAGATGTTCGACGTCCAGACGAACAGCTTCCAGGTGGTGTCGTGTACGAACTGCGGCTACTCGGAGCTGTACCGGGACACCGGGTCGGGAGCGAGCGACCTCGTCGACGTGTTCCTCGGCTGA
- a CDS encoding aldo/keto reductase: MEYTTLGDTGMTVSKVCLGCMSFGDPSWRDWVLDEEAGRELVERAIELGVNFFDTANMYSRGASERVLGDVLAEYDRDEFVVATKGYFQMREDDPNSGGLSRKAIEQELDASLDRLGMDTVDLYQTHRWDDDTPIEQTLRALDDAVRRGKTRYVGTSSMWAHQFAEALHTSDRLGLERFATMQNHYNLLYREEEREMLPLCDREDVGVIPWSPLARGFLARPHEELEATARGAAEAEADRHPYLANGGREVNERVAELADEYGVSMAQIALAWLFERDTVDAPIVGTTSVDHLEEAVAALELSVSESDLAYLEEPYEPVPVSGHE, from the coding sequence GTGGAGTACACGACACTCGGCGACACGGGGATGACGGTCTCGAAGGTGTGTCTCGGCTGCATGAGCTTCGGCGACCCGTCGTGGCGCGACTGGGTCCTCGACGAGGAGGCGGGCCGCGAACTCGTCGAACGAGCGATCGAACTCGGGGTGAACTTCTTCGACACCGCGAACATGTACTCGCGGGGCGCCTCCGAGCGGGTGCTCGGCGACGTGCTCGCGGAGTACGACCGCGACGAGTTCGTCGTCGCGACGAAGGGGTACTTCCAGATGCGCGAGGACGACCCCAACTCCGGGGGCCTCTCCCGGAAGGCGATCGAACAGGAGTTGGACGCCTCGCTGGACCGCCTCGGGATGGACACCGTCGACCTCTACCAGACGCACCGCTGGGACGACGACACGCCGATCGAACAGACGTTGCGGGCGTTGGACGACGCCGTGCGACGCGGGAAGACGCGGTACGTCGGCACCTCCTCGATGTGGGCCCACCAGTTCGCGGAGGCGCTGCACACGAGCGACCGGCTCGGACTGGAACGCTTCGCGACGATGCAGAACCACTACAACCTGCTGTACCGCGAGGAGGAACGCGAGATGCTCCCGCTGTGTGACCGCGAGGACGTGGGCGTGATCCCGTGGTCGCCGCTGGCACGCGGGTTCCTCGCGCGACCTCACGAGGAGTTGGAGGCGACCGCTCGTGGGGCGGCCGAGGCGGAGGCGGACCGCCACCCGTACCTCGCGAACGGCGGCCGCGAGGTGAACGAGCGCGTCGCGGAACTCGCCGACGAGTACGGCGTCTCGATGGCACAGATCGCCCTCGCGTGGCTGTTCGAGCGGGACACCGTCGACGCCCCCATCGTCGGCACGACCAGCGTGGACCACCTCGAAGAGGCCGTGGCCGCACTGGAGCTGTCCGTCTCCGAGAGCGACCTGGCGTACCTGGAGGAGCCGTACGAACCGGTGCCTGTCAGCGGCCACGAGTAG
- a CDS encoding YhbY family RNA-binding protein produces MTDDDIRRRAHELDATLRVGKNGVEAVTDELARQLESTDLVKAKFLRAAHTGRDIDELAAELADAADADVVETRGNTAVFGK; encoded by the coding sequence GTGACCGACGACGACATCCGGCGACGCGCCCACGAACTGGACGCCACCCTCCGGGTCGGCAAGAACGGTGTCGAGGCCGTGACCGACGAACTGGCACGCCAACTGGAGTCGACCGACCTCGTGAAGGCGAAGTTCCTCCGTGCCGCCCACACCGGCCGCGATATCGACGAACTGGCCGCCGAGTTGGCCGACGCCGCCGACGCCGACGTGGTCGAGACGCGCGGCAACACCGCCGTCTTCGGGAAGTGA
- a CDS encoding ribonuclease P protein component 4 — MATIAEERIQRLAALARAATRDGEPDRGREYVRLARRIAERNRCGVPRRFDRYTCDACDAALVPGVNARVRLQEGSHVVIRCDCGATDRYPYE, encoded by the coding sequence ATGGCCACCATCGCCGAGGAACGCATCCAGCGCCTGGCCGCCCTCGCCCGCGCAGCGACACGCGACGGCGAACCCGACAGGGGCCGCGAGTACGTCCGCCTGGCCCGTCGGATCGCCGAACGCAACCGCTGTGGCGTCCCCAGACGGTTCGACCGCTACACCTGTGACGCCTGCGACGCCGCCTTGGTCCCCGGCGTGAACGCCCGCGTCCGCCTCCAGGAGGGGAGTCACGTCGTGATCCGGTGTGACTGTGGCGCGACCGACCGCTACCCGTACGAGTGA
- a CDS encoding fumarylacetoacetate hydrolase family protein — translation MRHARFTDPAGAVRRGTYHGDTVAFGGREYDLAREDVTLLAPCEPSKVVCVGRNYVAHADERDADVPDRPLLFLKPPNTVAPPNATTPLPADNHVEHEAELAVVIDEPARNVAPDEAMSYVRGFTCLDDVSNRTDQDRETNWVRGKAFDGSAPVGPCVAEPEHVPDDAAVELRLNGERVQHGSRDQFVFSVPELLAEITQYLTLEPGDVVSTGTPAGVGELSDGDHVEVTVEGVGTLAHDVTREQTT, via the coding sequence GTGAGACACGCACGCTTCACGGACCCGGCCGGTGCGGTCCGGCGGGGAACGTACCACGGCGACACGGTGGCGTTCGGCGGCCGCGAGTACGACCTCGCACGCGAGGACGTGACACTCTTGGCACCCTGCGAGCCGTCGAAGGTGGTGTGTGTCGGGCGCAACTACGTCGCACACGCCGACGAGCGCGACGCGGACGTCCCCGACCGCCCGTTGCTGTTCCTGAAACCACCCAACACCGTCGCGCCGCCGAACGCGACGACGCCGTTGCCCGCGGACAACCACGTCGAACACGAGGCGGAGTTGGCGGTCGTGATCGACGAGCCGGCGCGGAACGTGGCGCCGGACGAGGCGATGTCGTACGTGCGGGGGTTCACCTGTCTCGACGACGTGTCGAACCGGACGGATCAAGACCGGGAGACGAACTGGGTGCGTGGGAAGGCGTTCGACGGGTCGGCACCCGTGGGACCGTGTGTCGCCGAGCCCGAGCACGTTCCCGACGACGCGGCCGTGGAGTTGCGCCTGAACGGCGAGCGTGTCCAGCACGGGTCACGCGACCAGTTCGTCTTCTCGGTGCCGGAGTTGCTCGCGGAGATCACGCAGTACCTCACGCTGGAGCCGGGCGACGTGGTGTCGACCGGGACGCCGGCGGGCGTCGGGGAGCTGTCGGACGGGGACCACGTCGAGGTCACCGTCGAGGGTGTCGGGACGCTAGCCCACGACGTGACACGGGAACAGACGACGTAG
- the gyrA gene encoding DNA gyrase subunit A: MSSDDYQRQADAEAARIETVRIEDEMEQSYIDYAMSVIAGRALPDVRDGLKPVHRRILYAMHEMGVSSGSGHRKSSSVVGETMGNYHPHGDQAIYDTLVNMAQDFSMRYPLVDGQGNFGSMDGDPAAAMRYTEARMSPISEELLADIERDTVDFVPNYDDRLEEPEVLPAAFPNLLVNGSTGIAVGMSTKIPPHNLGEVIDATIHLIENPDCDVRELIDTESLLPGEGGTEGPIEGPDFPTGANVVGSDGIIDAYTTGRGRLRVRATFEEEEEAANGRERIVVTELPYQENKARIVERIAEDVNEGTIEGIADLRDESDRDGVRIVIDLKRGASRDVVKNQLLEHHLESTFGVITLALVDGQPKVLTLKEVLEEYVAHRKEVVTRRTEDELAEAEERAHILEGRLRALENVDDVVETIRESEDRDAARAALESDFAFSEEQAAHIVRMQLGSLTSMEATEIREEYDEVTSRIERLEEILADESELLDVIVDELEAIKAEYDEPRRTGFVRDTGTVTREDLIPEEDMLVVVSEDDYVKRVPAEEFRPQRRGGKGVIGADLKEGDRVASAFVASTHDNLLCFTDHGQVYRLKTYEVPEYGRTARGTSMVNVLDLDDGEQITAVVNCGDFTEGSFVTMVTRQGYIKRTAGEEFENILSTGIRAISLSDGDELADVEVTDGTQDVVIGTRDGMAIRFDETDARAMGRTARGVRGISLEGDDEVAGVAAVDDDVSWTLTVTANGYGKRTNVDAYRRQNRNGKGLVDIDTGERNGPVRAIETVAAGDHLFVTSEQGQVTRTRVEDVSTVGRNTMGVTVMEVADGDTVGSVAVMRDGDGDEEGATADETDAAAADDAESADDETEPTATADD; encoded by the coding sequence ATGAGTTCGGACGACTACCAGCGACAGGCAGACGCAGAGGCCGCCCGGATCGAGACGGTCCGGATCGAAGACGAGATGGAGCAGTCGTACATCGACTACGCGATGTCCGTCATCGCGGGGCGTGCGCTGCCGGACGTACGCGACGGGCTCAAACCCGTCCACCGGCGCATCCTCTACGCGATGCACGAGATGGGGGTCTCCTCCGGATCGGGCCACCGGAAGTCCTCCTCCGTCGTCGGGGAGACGATGGGGAACTACCACCCACACGGCGACCAGGCGATCTACGACACCCTGGTCAACATGGCCCAAGACTTCTCGATGCGGTACCCGCTGGTCGACGGGCAGGGGAACTTCGGGTCGATGGACGGCGACCCGGCGGCGGCGATGCGGTACACGGAGGCGCGGATGTCGCCGATCTCCGAGGAGTTGCTGGCGGACATCGAGCGGGACACGGTCGACTTCGTGCCGAACTACGACGATCGGTTGGAGGAGCCGGAGGTGTTGCCGGCGGCGTTCCCGAACCTGCTCGTCAACGGCTCGACCGGGATCGCGGTGGGGATGTCGACGAAGATCCCGCCGCACAACCTCGGCGAGGTGATCGACGCGACGATCCACCTGATCGAGAACCCGGACTGTGACGTTCGGGAGTTGATCGACACGGAGAGTCTCCTCCCCGGCGAAGGGGGAACAGAGGGCCCGATCGAGGGACCGGACTTCCCGACGGGTGCGAACGTCGTCGGCTCCGACGGGATCATCGACGCGTACACGACCGGTCGCGGCCGCCTCCGGGTGCGAGCCACCTTCGAAGAGGAGGAGGAGGCCGCCAACGGCCGCGAGCGGATCGTCGTCACGGAGCTCCCCTACCAGGAGAACAAGGCACGGATCGTCGAGCGGATCGCCGAGGACGTCAACGAGGGGACCATCGAGGGGATCGCGGACCTCCGCGACGAGTCCGACCGGGACGGCGTGCGGATCGTGATCGACCTCAAGCGCGGGGCCTCCCGCGACGTGGTGAAGAACCAACTGTTGGAACACCACCTGGAGTCGACGTTCGGGGTCATCACGCTGGCGCTGGTGGACGGCCAGCCGAAGGTGTTGACGCTGAAGGAGGTGCTCGAAGAGTACGTCGCCCACCGCAAGGAGGTCGTCACCCGCCGGACGGAGGACGAACTCGCGGAGGCCGAAGAGCGCGCCCACATCCTCGAGGGGCGCCTCCGCGCGTTGGAGAACGTCGACGACGTCGTCGAGACGATCCGCGAGAGCGAGGACCGCGACGCGGCGCGGGCGGCCCTGGAGTCGGACTTCGCGTTCTCCGAGGAGCAGGCGGCCCACATCGTCCGGATGCAGTTGGGCTCGCTCACGTCGATGGAGGCGACGGAGATCCGCGAGGAGTACGACGAGGTGACGAGTCGGATCGAGCGACTCGAGGAGATCCTCGCCGACGAGTCGGAGCTGCTCGACGTGATCGTCGACGAGTTGGAGGCGATCAAGGCGGAGTACGACGAGCCACGCCGGACGGGGTTCGTCCGCGACACCGGGACGGTCACCCGCGAGGACCTGATCCCCGAGGAGGACATGCTGGTGGTCGTCAGCGAGGACGACTACGTCAAGCGCGTCCCGGCCGAGGAGTTCCGCCCGCAGCGACGCGGCGGCAAGGGGGTGATCGGCGCGGACCTGAAGGAGGGCGACCGCGTCGCGTCGGCGTTCGTCGCCAGCACGCACGACAACCTGCTGTGTTTCACCGACCACGGGCAGGTGTACCGGCTGAAGACCTACGAGGTACCCGAGTACGGCCGCACGGCACGCGGCACCTCGATGGTGAACGTCTTGGACTTGGACGACGGCGAGCAGATCACCGCGGTCGTCAACTGTGGCGACTTCACGGAGGGGAGTTTCGTCACGATGGTCACCCGGCAGGGGTACATCAAGCGGACCGCCGGCGAGGAGTTCGAGAACATCCTCTCGACGGGCATCCGCGCGATCTCGCTGTCGGACGGCGACGAACTCGCCGACGTGGAGGTGACCGACGGCACCCAGGACGTGGTGATCGGCACCCGCGACGGGATGGCGATCAGGTTCGACGAGACGGACGCCCGTGCGATGGGGCGGACGGCACGTGGTGTCCGCGGCATCTCGCTGGAGGGTGACGACGAGGTCGCCGGCGTCGCGGCGGTCGACGACGACGTGTCGTGGACGCTGACGGTGACCGCGAACGGCTACGGGAAGCGGACGAACGTAGACGCCTACCGCCGCCAGAACCGCAACGGGAAGGGCCTGGTCGACATCGACACGGGCGAGCGCAACGGGCCCGTCCGTGCCATCGAGACGGTCGCCGCCGGCGACCACCTGTTCGTCACGAGCGAGCAGGGGCAGGTGACACGCACTCGCGTCGAGGACGTGTCCACCGTCGGCCGCAACACGATGGGCGTGACGGTGATGGAGGTCGCCGACGGCGACACTGTCGGCTCCGTCGCCGTGATGCGCGACGGTGACGGCGACGAGGAGGGGGCGACTGCCGACGAGACCGACGCGGCAGCCGCGGACGACGCAGAGAGTGCGGACGACGAGACGGAGCCGACCGCGACCGCGGACGACTGA
- a CDS encoding S8 family serine peptidase — protein MSDSNRRTFLKLSGGVLGGMFAGSTVVAAERTDRFVVTGKDVPADLEIVHEMPEVDVTVVRGSEKEVKRSKAVKKYAPDVDIELDEPVEPTDVSELDDGAPEDPLSVLQWDKDVQNIDSVHERTRGEGTRVAVLDTGIAETHPDFQESLNVELSRNFTGDGGDHNPRGVQYHGTHVGGIVAADDNATGVVGSAPGTDLVDCRVFEALNGGASFGDILAAITYAARIDADVANLSLGAYPFPKKGNGKFYGGAINEVMTHANSEGTLLVIAAGNDGADLQHDGNVISLPAEGAQGLAVSATSSVGFDPVTGEADNPGTAPTSYTNYGTNAVTLAAPGGDTPAGGGTPDLVYNAFPQAAADFFGFDRPYVYLAGTSMAAPQVAGAAALVKSENPDYDANQVEAALKRTASVPDGEDKAYFGAGFLDVEAALDG, from the coding sequence GTGTCCGACAGTAACAGACGGACGTTCCTCAAGCTGAGTGGGGGCGTCCTCGGGGGGATGTTCGCGGGAAGTACAGTCGTCGCAGCCGAGCGGACGGATCGCTTCGTCGTCACCGGAAAGGACGTACCCGCCGACCTGGAGATCGTCCACGAGATGCCGGAGGTAGACGTGACGGTCGTCCGCGGCTCGGAGAAGGAAGTCAAGCGCTCGAAGGCGGTCAAGAAGTACGCGCCGGACGTCGACATTGAACTCGACGAACCGGTCGAGCCGACGGACGTGAGCGAGCTGGACGACGGCGCGCCAGAGGATCCGCTGTCGGTGCTCCAGTGGGACAAGGACGTCCAGAACATCGACAGCGTCCACGAACGGACGCGCGGCGAGGGGACACGCGTCGCCGTCCTCGACACCGGAATCGCGGAGACGCACCCGGACTTCCAGGAGTCGCTGAACGTGGAACTGTCGCGGAACTTCACGGGTGACGGCGGCGACCACAACCCGCGTGGTGTCCAGTACCACGGGACGCACGTCGGGGGGATCGTCGCGGCCGACGACAACGCGACGGGCGTCGTCGGCTCCGCGCCGGGGACGGACCTGGTCGACTGTCGCGTCTTCGAGGCGCTCAACGGCGGCGCCTCCTTCGGCGACATCCTGGCGGCGATCACGTACGCGGCACGGATCGACGCCGACGTGGCGAACCTGTCGCTGGGTGCGTACCCGTTCCCGAAGAAGGGCAACGGGAAGTTCTACGGCGGTGCGATCAACGAGGTCATGACCCACGCCAACAGCGAGGGGACGCTGTTGGTGATCGCGGCGGGGAACGACGGCGCGGACCTCCAGCACGACGGGAACGTGATCTCGCTGCCCGCCGAGGGGGCACAGGGGCTGGCGGTGTCGGCGACGAGCTCCGTCGGCTTCGACCCGGTCACGGGTGAGGCCGACAACCCCGGCACGGCGCCGACGAGCTACACCAACTACGGCACGAACGCCGTCACGCTGGCGGCGCCGGGCGGCGACACGCCGGCCGGTGGTGGGACGCCAGACCTGGTGTACAACGCCTTCCCGCAGGCCGCGGCGGACTTCTTCGGCTTCGACCGGCCGTACGTCTACCTCGCTGGCACCTCGATGGCGGCCCCGCAGGTGGCCGGTGCCGCGGCACTGGTGAAGTCGGAGAACCCGGACTACGACGCGAACCAGGTGGAGGCGGCCCTCAAGCGGACGGCCTCCGTCCCGGACGGCGAGGACAAGGCGTACTTCGGCGCCGGCTTCCTCGACGTCGAGGCGGCACTCGACGGGTGA